From a single Desulforegula conservatrix Mb1Pa genomic region:
- the hisG gene encoding ATP phosphoribosyltransferase, with product MLYIALPNKGSLSEDAVQLVKEAGYNCRRYGRELVVRDSDNDIEFIFLRPRDIAVYVSNGVLDLGITGRDLALDSDVEVRELLSLGFGKSTFCYALPSDQNKTPDDFNGLRIATSYVSLTKADLAKRGVKAKLVKLDGAVEISIKLGVADAIADVVQTGRTLVEAGLKITGEPILKSEAVLVSGKPEIENDERVRRFIERLKGIILARAYIMVEYDVEEKNLQNACRLTPGIESPTVAPLSKKGWVAVKAMAKRKEVNLIMDRLTDIGARGIIITDIRTCRI from the coding sequence AACTGCAGGCGTTACGGCAGGGAACTCGTTGTCAGGGATTCGGATAATGACATTGAATTTATTTTTTTAAGGCCGAGGGATATTGCCGTATACGTAAGCAACGGCGTTCTTGATCTTGGAATAACAGGCCGTGATCTTGCGCTTGACAGTGATGTTGAAGTTAGGGAACTGCTTTCACTTGGCTTCGGAAAATCGACTTTTTGCTATGCGCTTCCATCGGATCAGAACAAAACTCCGGATGACTTCAATGGTCTGAGGATTGCTACGTCTTATGTGAGTCTGACAAAAGCCGATCTTGCAAAGCGCGGCGTCAAAGCAAAGCTTGTCAAGCTTGACGGAGCTGTGGAAATATCAATAAAGCTTGGAGTCGCAGATGCAATAGCAGACGTGGTTCAGACTGGCAGAACCCTTGTGGAGGCCGGTCTTAAAATTACTGGCGAACCAATTCTTAAATCCGAAGCTGTTCTTGTATCAGGAAAACCTGAAATAGAAAATGATGAGAGGGTCAGACGGTTTATCGAGAGGCTCAAAGGCATAATTCTCGCGCGGGCATATATAATGGTAGAATATGATGTCGAGGAAAAAAATCTTCAGAATGCCTGTCGCCTGACTCCTGGAATTGAATCTCCTACTGTGGCACCTTTAAGCAAGAAAGGATGGGTTGCCGTGAAGGCAATGGCCAAGCGCAAGGAAGTGAATTTGATTATGGACAGACTGACTGATATAGGCGCCAGGGGCATAATAATAACTGATATCAGAACCTGCAGGATTTAG